One window of Gloeothece citriformis PCC 7424 genomic DNA carries:
- a CDS encoding dihydroorotase — protein MKSDSNQVLRQVRVLDPVSNTDKIADVLISNGRIESIDSPIENVPEQTTEIEAQGLVLAPGLMDLYSHSGEPGHEERETFLSLASAASVGGFTRVAIVPDTIPPVDNPAIVALLEQKIETIRQEISQPLFPPSHLQFWGAISINREGQQMTELADLAETSIIGFSDGRPVENLGLLRRVLEYLNPLNKPIALVATNRDLRGNGVMREGFASMTYGLPGNPIISESAALAALLEVIAAIKTPVHLMGISTRRGVELIADAKARKVPVTASTTWMHLLLNTNALKSYDPNLRLEPPLGNEDDRQALIDGIKQGIIDAIAVDHTPYTYEEKTVAFAEAPCGVIGLELVLPLLWQQFVITEEWSALKLWQILSVNPRLCVHQPPISCQPGHRAELILFDPQQTWTLSTQTLKSRSHNTPWLGKQLTGRVVRVWNPNL, from the coding sequence GTGAAATCTGATTCTAACCAAGTTCTCCGCCAAGTACGAGTGTTAGATCCAGTATCTAACACTGATAAAATAGCTGATGTTTTAATTAGTAATGGACGAATCGAATCGATTGATTCCCCTATCGAAAATGTTCCTGAGCAGACTACTGAAATAGAAGCACAGGGATTAGTGCTTGCACCTGGTTTAATGGATTTATACAGCCATAGTGGGGAACCGGGACACGAAGAAAGAGAAACCTTCTTAAGCCTAGCTTCGGCGGCTAGTGTGGGAGGATTTACTCGTGTTGCTATTGTGCCGGATACCATTCCTCCTGTAGATAATCCGGCTATTGTAGCCTTACTTGAGCAAAAAATTGAAACTATTCGCCAAGAAATATCTCAGCCTCTATTTCCTCCTTCTCATCTCCAGTTTTGGGGGGCAATCTCTATTAATCGAGAAGGACAGCAGATGACTGAATTAGCGGACTTAGCCGAAACCAGTATTATCGGCTTTAGTGATGGTCGTCCAGTAGAAAATTTAGGGCTACTCAGACGGGTTTTAGAGTATCTTAACCCTTTAAATAAACCGATCGCTCTAGTTGCTACTAACCGAGATTTAAGAGGCAATGGAGTGATGCGAGAAGGATTTGCCTCTATGACCTATGGATTACCTGGTAATCCTATCATATCTGAATCCGCCGCTCTAGCTGCATTGTTAGAAGTCATTGCGGCTATTAAAACTCCGGTTCATTTAATGGGAATTTCTACTCGTCGAGGGGTAGAATTAATTGCCGATGCTAAGGCGCGCAAAGTTCCCGTAACCGCCAGTACAACTTGGATGCACTTATTATTAAATACCAACGCCCTTAAAAGTTACGATCCTAATTTACGTCTTGAACCCCCATTAGGCAATGAGGACGATCGACAAGCTTTAATCGACGGAATTAAACAAGGAATCATCGACGCGATCGCAGTGGATCATACTCCTTATACTTATGAAGAAAAAACCGTCGCTTTTGCTGAAGCCCCTTGTGGCGTCATTGGGTTAGAATTAGTGCTGCCTTTATTGTGGCAACAGTTTGTGATTACCGAAGAATGGTCAGCCCTAAAATTATGGCAAATTCTGAGCGTTAACCCTCGCTTGTGTGTGCATCAACCGCCGATTAGTTGTCAGCCGGGACATAGGGCTGAATTAATTTTATTCGATCCTCAACAGACTTGGACACTCAGCACACAAACTCTTAAATCTCGCTCTCATAATACCCCTTGGTTAGGTAAACAGTTGACAGGCCGTGTTGTCAGAGTTTGGAATCCTAATCTTTAA
- the petL gene encoding cytochrome b6-f complex subunit PetL gives MSGFAVGSFIAYMLVFSAIALGLYFGFRILKLI, from the coding sequence ATGTCAGGTTTTGCTGTTGGTTCATTTATTGCTTATATGTTGGTCTTTAGTGCGATCGCATTAGGGTTATATTTTGGCTTCCGTATTCTGAAATTAATCTAG
- a CDS encoding nucleoside phosphorylase — protein sequence MTLYHLNFDRHRLGTNFPVVSLLSGEPERSQYIAHNYLQDAYLLSNYRGLSSYLGYLPNGKPVLVATSGIGSPSLSIIVNELIQLGIRQIIRVGTCGSIQPYVNVGSVIISQGALCRQGAALDIAPVEYPAVADPFLTVALVQSAQELQIDYHLGITASVDTFYEGQERISSSANPHLLSRLRGITQEYRHLNILNYEMEAGTLFKMAGVYGFSAGCVCATIAQRTETEDIILDQKDSAVDKAIQVAIRALEKIEL from the coding sequence ATGACACTCTACCATCTTAATTTTGATCGACACCGCTTAGGAACTAACTTTCCTGTTGTTTCCTTGTTGTCCGGTGAACCTGAGCGATCGCAATATATAGCCCATAACTATCTTCAAGATGCCTATTTATTGTCAAATTATCGGGGGTTGTCTAGTTATCTCGGCTATTTACCCAATGGTAAACCGGTTTTAGTCGCCACCAGTGGGATAGGCTCTCCTTCTCTAAGTATCATTGTTAATGAGTTAATTCAGCTTGGCATCCGCCAGATCATTCGAGTCGGAACTTGTGGGTCTATACAACCCTATGTCAATGTAGGCAGTGTGATTATATCTCAAGGAGCTTTGTGTAGACAAGGGGCAGCCCTCGATATTGCACCGGTAGAATATCCGGCGGTTGCAGATCCTTTTTTAACAGTCGCTTTGGTACAGTCGGCTCAAGAGTTACAGATCGATTATCATTTAGGCATTACTGCTTCTGTCGATACTTTTTATGAGGGACAGGAACGCATTTCCTCTTCTGCTAACCCCCATTTGCTCAGTAGGCTAAGAGGAATTACTCAAGAGTATCGTCACTTAAATATTTTGAATTATGAAATGGAAGCCGGGACTCTGTTTAAAATGGCGGGAGTCTATGGCTTTTCTGCTGGTTGTGTTTGTGCGACGATCGCGCAACGGACAGAAACGGAAGACATTATCCTCGACCAAAAAGACTCCGCCGTTGATAAGGCAATACAGGTGGCTATCCGTGCCCTAGAAAAAATTGAACTGTAG
- a CDS encoding DNA phosphorothioation-associated putative methyltransferase, whose product MLYNFDQFNEIVLKCQNSRIGKLLPNALYVHKCALGSLDDLLQEYERQARVSEIIEAATLIKFSTDRPKISYLFYPDFDREPHPALKRSIVVDMATLGVNDWDYTNSENPPILHRKETFVTPSYPLYETFAQLTRSEIALGLLDNSRYIGTLQEWENRLNHHAIGFEGHYLVCPLGKNTGKPVFIERHKAAILRKTLSRPVRLALELGLFTPGVTTFFDYGCGYGGDIERISQQGYESAGWDPYYRPESPLISADIVNLGYIINVIEDIEERRQALIKAWELTRQVLIIAAQVLIDDRDRGLVAYGDGIITRRNTFQKYYQQEELKSYIDQVLNVDAIPIGLGIYLVFRDGEVAQGFRVSRFVRSATTPKIQKQLKRFEDYEDLLTPLMEFYTQRGRLPLKGEIENESDLKNEFGTIRRGFEVILQVTKAEDWEAIAEKRRQDLLLYLALSKFSHRPTSRELSSKIRKDLKALFGGYEQACLLADLMLTSLRDLEKIEQVCQSSPVGKKLKNSFLIHISAIESLPTLLRLYEGCASRTVGRLEDATLIQFSFRHPKISYLFYPDFERIAHPTLHTGMEIYLSDLQVHYRDFSQEDNPPILHEKNLLVNSDYPLYEKFTKLTEKERDWGLLDDFKGINRLQGWLTCLKEHCAMIKNHNLYWDKDGDPYKIKLLRSQIQIRQRERKKTETMNNEQ is encoded by the coding sequence TTGCTTTATAATTTCGACCAATTCAACGAGATTGTCCTTAAATGTCAAAATAGCCGAATAGGGAAACTTTTACCTAACGCGCTATACGTCCATAAATGCGCCTTGGGGAGTTTAGATGACCTTTTACAGGAGTATGAACGTCAGGCCAGAGTCAGTGAAATTATTGAAGCAGCAACATTAATCAAATTTAGTACCGACAGGCCGAAAATATCCTATCTTTTCTATCCCGATTTCGATCGAGAACCTCATCCTGCCCTAAAACGTAGTATTGTAGTGGATATGGCAACCCTTGGGGTTAACGACTGGGACTACACCAACTCAGAAAATCCGCCGATTCTTCATCGTAAAGAAACCTTTGTCACTCCGTCTTATCCCTTATATGAAACCTTTGCTCAGTTAACCCGATCTGAAATCGCTTTAGGATTGTTAGATAATTCCCGTTATATCGGAACGCTTCAAGAATGGGAAAATCGTCTTAATCATCATGCTATCGGGTTTGAAGGACATTATTTAGTCTGTCCCCTCGGAAAAAACACCGGCAAACCTGTTTTTATCGAACGTCACAAAGCCGCTATCCTTCGCAAAACCCTATCTCGTCCGGTTCGTTTAGCCTTAGAATTAGGGTTATTTACCCCTGGAGTGACTACCTTTTTTGACTACGGATGTGGATATGGGGGAGATATAGAACGAATTAGTCAACAGGGATATGAAAGCGCCGGATGGGATCCCTATTATCGTCCTGAAAGTCCTTTAATTTCCGCAGACATCGTTAATTTAGGATATATCATCAATGTAATTGAAGATATTGAGGAACGACGACAAGCATTAATCAAAGCCTGGGAATTAACCCGTCAAGTTTTAATTATAGCGGCTCAAGTGTTGATTGACGATCGTGACAGGGGGTTAGTTGCTTATGGAGACGGAATTATTACCCGGCGCAATACTTTTCAGAAATATTATCAACAAGAAGAACTGAAAAGTTATATCGATCAAGTCCTTAATGTCGATGCTATTCCCATCGGACTAGGGATCTATTTAGTTTTTCGAGATGGGGAAGTAGCACAAGGGTTTCGGGTGTCTCGTTTTGTGCGTAGCGCCACCACTCCTAAAATTCAAAAACAACTGAAACGGTTTGAGGACTACGAAGATTTATTAACTCCCTTGATGGAATTTTACACTCAAAGAGGCCGTTTGCCGCTAAAAGGAGAAATAGAAAATGAATCTGATTTAAAAAACGAATTTGGAACGATACGTCGTGGGTTTGAGGTGATATTACAAGTGACTAAAGCGGAAGACTGGGAAGCGATCGCCGAAAAACGTCGTCAAGATTTATTACTCTATTTAGCGTTGAGTAAATTCAGTCACCGTCCTACTTCGAGAGAATTATCTTCTAAAATTAGGAAAGATTTAAAAGCTTTATTTGGCGGATATGAGCAAGCTTGTTTATTAGCGGATCTCATGTTAACCAGTTTACGAGATTTAGAGAAAATTGAGCAAGTGTGTCAAAGTAGTCCGGTTGGCAAAAAGTTAAAAAATTCCTTTTTAATTCATATTAGTGCTATAGAAAGTTTACCAACATTACTGAGATTATATGAAGGATGTGCTTCTCGAACAGTAGGACGGTTAGAAGATGCAACTCTAATTCAATTTTCTTTTCGTCACCCGAAAATATCTTATTTATTTTATCCCGATTTTGAGAGAATCGCTCATCCAACTTTACATACAGGGATGGAGATTTATTTAAGTGATTTACAAGTTCATTATCGAGATTTTTCTCAAGAAGATAATCCCCCTATTTTACATGAAAAAAATTTATTAGTTAATTCAGACTATCCCCTGTATGAAAAATTCACTAAGCTAACTGAAAAAGAGAGAGACTGGGGTTTATTAGATGATTTTAAAGGGATTAATCGTCTCCAAGGTTGGTTAACCTGTTTAAAAGAACATTGTGCTATGATTAAAAACCATAATCTTTATTGGGATAAAGATGGAGATCCTTATAAAATAAAACTATTACGTTCCCAAATCCAAATTCGACAGCGAGAAAGGAAAAAAACGGAAACAATGAACAATGAACAATGA
- a CDS encoding ABC transporter substrate-binding protein — protein sequence MKKIPNLIILSVITLLLIIGCTNNNSPNPGNNSQNQILSIYNWSTYINPEILKEFEQKYNIKIKYDTFESNDDLYAKLKPGNPGYDVIFPSDYMVTIMAKEGLLEPLNREKITNIKNIEPKFLNPPFDPGNQYSLPYQWGTMGLGYNIKATGGEINSWQAVFDKKYEGRVALVDELRTMLGGVLIYLGYDPNTTNPEEINKAKDYIIEHRDTIAAFAPDTGQLLLDQGEVDIAVEWSGDIFQVMEENPDIRYTIPKEGSVIWVDTVAIAKNSPHKDTAEQFINFLFEPEISAKVSNFIKYGTPNKVAIEKGLINEKELKNPSLYPPTEVFNKLTYIKDVGEATRIYDEAWTEVKIGVGK from the coding sequence ATGAAAAAAATACCAAATCTTATTATTTTGTCCGTTATTACCCTTTTGTTAATCATCGGGTGTACTAATAATAACTCCCCTAACCCAGGAAATAATTCACAAAATCAAATTCTCAGTATTTATAATTGGTCTACCTACATCAATCCAGAAATCCTTAAGGAATTTGAACAAAAATATAATATCAAAATTAAATATGATACCTTTGAAAGTAATGATGATCTTTATGCCAAACTTAAACCGGGTAATCCCGGTTATGATGTCATTTTTCCCAGTGATTATATGGTCACTATTATGGCAAAAGAAGGCTTACTAGAACCCCTTAATCGGGAAAAAATTACGAATATAAAAAATATCGAGCCAAAGTTTTTAAATCCTCCCTTTGATCCAGGAAATCAATATAGTTTACCCTATCAATGGGGAACAATGGGACTCGGTTATAATATCAAAGCTACAGGGGGAGAAATTAACAGTTGGCAAGCTGTATTTGATAAAAAATATGAGGGAAGAGTTGCTTTAGTCGATGAACTTCGGACGATGCTAGGAGGGGTATTAATTTATTTAGGTTATGATCCGAATACCACTAACCCAGAGGAAATAAATAAGGCTAAAGATTATATTATCGAACATCGAGATACAATTGCAGCCTTTGCACCAGATACGGGACAACTTTTACTCGATCAAGGAGAAGTAGACATAGCGGTAGAATGGAGTGGGGATATTTTTCAAGTGATGGAAGAAAACCCAGACATCCGTTATACAATTCCTAAAGAAGGGTCTGTTATTTGGGTTGATACGGTTGCTATTGCTAAAAATTCTCCCCATAAAGACACAGCAGAACAGTTTATTAATTTTCTCTTTGAACCAGAAATTAGTGCGAAAGTGTCTAATTTTATTAAATACGGAACTCCCAATAAAGTCGCTATTGAAAAAGGGTTGATTAATGAGAAAGAATTAAAAAATCCGTCTCTCTATCCTCCGACGGAAGTTTTTAATAAATTAACTTATATTAAAGATGTGGGAGAAGCCACTCGGATCTATGATGAAGCTTGGACAGAGGTAAAAATAGGAGTAGGGAAATAA
- a CDS encoding ABC transporter ATP-binding protein, giving the protein MMGVQLVDVSKSFKGSHHKDFLAVEQINLEISGGEFFSLLGPSGCGKTTTLRMIAGFELPTKGEIYIEGQPMGKRPPFHRPVNTVFQNYALFPHLTVAENIAFGLEMDKLPRTQIRTLITEVLEMVKLAGYEKRYPRQLSGGQQQRVALARSLVKKPKVLLLDEPLGALDLKLRKQMQLELKYMQQQVGITFIYVTHDQEEALTMSDRIGVMNKGKILQVGTPVEIYEEPSSHFVADFIGETNILTGQVVKQLEEELIVLVDNQLLVTVPYDQKLSINQQVNLIIRPEKATLYPASYDDPSSWLGTVEEVVYIGTDTRYLVRLTEQNVITIRQQNIHRSSLEHYQTGEQVKVKVSADSIRLLLD; this is encoded by the coding sequence ATGATGGGAGTTCAATTAGTTGATGTTTCTAAAAGTTTTAAAGGAAGTCACCATAAAGACTTTTTAGCAGTAGAGCAAATTAATTTAGAGATATCTGGAGGAGAATTTTTTTCCTTGTTAGGGCCTTCGGGATGTGGAAAAACAACGACTTTAAGAATGATAGCAGGGTTTGAGTTGCCTACAAAAGGGGAAATTTATATCGAGGGACAACCTATGGGAAAACGTCCTCCTTTTCATCGTCCGGTTAATACCGTTTTTCAAAATTATGCGCTTTTTCCTCATTTAACTGTCGCTGAAAATATAGCCTTTGGGTTAGAAATGGACAAGCTTCCTCGGACTCAAATTCGGACTTTAATCACAGAAGTTTTAGAAATGGTCAAGTTAGCTGGATACGAAAAACGCTATCCCCGACAATTATCAGGAGGACAACAACAACGAGTCGCTTTAGCGCGATCGCTGGTGAAAAAACCAAAGGTACTCTTATTAGATGAACCTCTCGGTGCTTTAGATTTAAAATTGCGGAAACAAATGCAGTTAGAATTAAAATATATGCAGCAACAGGTAGGCATTACTTTTATTTATGTCACCCACGATCAAGAAGAAGCTTTAACGATGTCTGATCGGATCGGAGTGATGAATAAAGGGAAAATTTTACAAGTGGGAACTCCTGTAGAAATTTATGAAGAACCCTCATCCCATTTTGTTGCTGATTTTATTGGAGAGACTAATATTTTAACCGGACAAGTCGTCAAACAATTAGAAGAAGAGTTAATTGTTTTAGTCGATAATCAATTATTAGTGACAGTTCCCTATGACCAAAAATTATCAATAAATCAACAAGTTAATCTGATCATTCGTCCTGAAAAAGCGACTCTTTATCCGGCGAGTTATGACGATCCATCGAGTTGGTTAGGAACAGTAGAAGAAGTTGTCTATATCGGAACAGATACTCGATATTTGGTTCGACTAACGGAACAAAATGTTATTACAATTCGACAGCAAAATATACATCGGAGTTCTCTTGAACATTATCAAACCGGAGAACAAGTTAAAGTTAAAGTATCTGCCGATAGTATTCGCCTTTTGTTAGATTAA
- a CDS encoding glycine betaine ABC transporter substrate-binding protein — protein MNDLTEIWWRTAEHLLLVALAIGVAIAVGLPLGIVITRYPKLVKPVLGVANGIQTIPSLAIFGFLLSVPLLGGIGKIPAIVALILYALLPIIRNTYTGITSVDPAIREAAKGMGMNEKQILLQVEIPLALGIILAGVRISTVICVGIATIAAAIGGGGLGVFIFRGIATVNNQLILAGAIPAAVIALLADGGIGWLEKRLTPPYRQKLRVNKRRFLIGLGLLGLLLISLWAITHQRTSQVSSGGGTVIIGSKNFTEQVILGELLAQEIEAKTNLTVDRRLNLGGTFICHEAVKTGQIDGYVEYTGTSYTAILKKNPISDREKVYQQVKQFYGDQLNLEVFPSLGFENTYAIVIRREYAEKYQVKTLSEIAKYTPNWKAGFGHEFLSRKDGYPGLAKTYGLKFAQPPEAMELGLIYQAISQKQVDLVAGSSTDGLIPVLNLVILEDDKRYFPPYDAVPIFNKNTLEKYPQLEKVISELGGFISAEEMQQLNYQVDSQAREVEEVVKEFLKAKT, from the coding sequence ATGAATGATTTAACAGAAATTTGGTGGCGTACAGCAGAACATTTGCTCTTAGTTGCCCTGGCAATCGGAGTAGCGATCGCAGTAGGATTACCTCTAGGGATTGTGATTACCCGTTATCCGAAACTGGTTAAACCGGTTCTGGGTGTTGCCAATGGAATTCAGACGATACCGAGTCTTGCTATTTTTGGTTTTTTGCTATCAGTTCCCCTCTTAGGCGGTATTGGCAAAATTCCTGCTATTGTGGCTTTAATTCTCTATGCTTTGTTGCCGATTATTCGTAATACTTATACGGGGATTACCAGCGTAGATCCGGCCATTCGAGAAGCGGCTAAAGGAATGGGGATGAATGAAAAACAGATTTTATTACAAGTAGAAATCCCTTTAGCTTTAGGAATTATTTTAGCCGGGGTAAGAATTTCAACAGTGATTTGTGTGGGAATTGCCACCATTGCAGCAGCGATCGGGGGAGGAGGTTTAGGAGTATTTATTTTTCGAGGGATTGCAACCGTTAATAATCAATTAATTTTAGCCGGTGCTATTCCTGCGGCTGTAATTGCCTTATTAGCTGATGGGGGAATTGGATGGTTAGAGAAAAGATTAACTCCTCCTTATCGACAAAAATTAAGGGTTAATAAGAGACGTTTTTTGATAGGGTTGGGATTACTGGGTTTATTATTAATTAGTTTATGGGCGATAACTCATCAACGAACTTCTCAAGTTAGTTCAGGTGGGGGAACAGTTATTATTGGCTCTAAAAATTTTACGGAACAGGTAATTTTAGGCGAACTTCTCGCCCAAGAAATAGAGGCTAAAACTAATTTAACCGTAGATCGTCGTTTAAATTTGGGGGGAACATTTATCTGTCATGAAGCAGTTAAAACCGGGCAAATTGACGGTTATGTAGAATATACGGGAACATCTTATACTGCTATTCTCAAGAAAAATCCGATTAGCGATCGGGAGAAAGTGTATCAGCAGGTTAAACAATTTTATGGAGATCAATTAAATTTAGAAGTCTTTCCATCATTGGGTTTTGAGAATACTTATGCTATTGTTATTCGTCGAGAATATGCCGAAAAATATCAGGTTAAAACTCTTTCAGAAATAGCCAAATATACCCCCAATTGGAAAGCCGGTTTTGGCCATGAATTTTTAAGTAGAAAAGATGGTTATCCAGGGTTAGCGAAAACTTACGGATTAAAATTTGCTCAACCTCCAGAGGCGATGGAATTAGGGTTAATCTATCAGGCCATATCTCAGAAACAAGTCGATTTAGTCGCAGGAAGTTCAACAGATGGATTAATTCCAGTCTTAAATTTAGTAATTTTAGAGGATGATAAACGTTATTTTCCTCCCTATGATGCTGTGCCAATTTTTAATAAAAATACTTTAGAGAAATATCCTCAGTTAGAAAAAGTTATTTCTGAGTTAGGGGGGTTTATTTCTGCCGAAGAGATGCAACAGTTAAATTATCAAGTGGATAGTCAAGCTAGAGAGGTTGAGGAAGTAGTTAAGGAATTTTTAAAGGCAAAAACATAA
- a CDS encoding RNA-guided endonuclease InsQ/TnpB family protein — protein sequence MLVLEFKVRAKKHQYLAIDEAIRTAQFVQNKCLRYWMDNKGVNKYDLNKYCRVLAHNFEFANKLNSQARQSSAERAWSAISRFYDNCKKKVPGKKGYPKFKKNCHSVEYKTTGWSLDNNTRKAITFTDKKGIGRLRLVGTYGLHFYPIESIKRVRLVRRADGYYCQFILSVDLKIETEPTGKAIGLDVGLESFYTDHEGNKIENPRFLRRGEKKLKKLQRRVSKKKKGSSNRRKARQRLAKKHLKISRQRKEFAKRVAYCVVQSRDLIAYEDLRIKNLVKNHCLAKSINDAAWYQFRLWLEYFGTKYGKVTIAVPPQYTSQNCSKCGETVKKSLSTRTHVCSCGCKLHRDENAAKNVLKLGLSTSGHCGTWLTDSLNAWGDDASTLTEVILSKQATSVNQESPTLLALRLVVGVSILHENYLTNG from the coding sequence ATGTTAGTCCTAGAGTTCAAAGTCCGAGCAAAAAAACATCAATATTTAGCCATAGACGAGGCAATCAGAACGGCTCAATTCGTCCAGAATAAGTGCTTACGCTATTGGATGGACAATAAAGGAGTCAATAAGTATGACCTCAATAAATATTGTCGAGTATTGGCTCATAACTTTGAATTTGCTAACAAGCTCAATTCTCAAGCTAGACAGTCAAGTGCAGAAAGAGCATGGTCAGCCATTTCTAGATTTTACGACAACTGTAAAAAGAAAGTACCGGGCAAAAAGGGATATCCAAAGTTTAAGAAAAACTGCCATTCTGTTGAGTATAAAACCACAGGATGGTCATTAGACAACAATACCCGTAAAGCCATTACCTTTACTGATAAAAAAGGAATTGGAAGACTTAGACTGGTAGGGACGTATGGCTTACATTTCTACCCCATTGAGTCGATAAAACGGGTTAGATTAGTTAGACGTGCAGACGGATATTACTGCCAATTCATTCTCTCAGTTGATTTAAAAATCGAAACTGAACCAACAGGAAAAGCTATTGGTTTAGATGTCGGACTGGAATCTTTTTACACTGACCATGAAGGAAATAAAATAGAAAACCCTCGCTTTTTAAGAAGAGGAGAAAAGAAACTTAAAAAACTTCAAAGGAGAGTTTCTAAAAAGAAAAAAGGGTCTTCTAATAGGAGAAAAGCTAGACAGAGATTGGCTAAAAAACATCTCAAAATAAGTAGGCAGCGTAAAGAGTTTGCTAAGAGAGTAGCTTACTGCGTGGTTCAATCGAGAGATTTGATAGCCTATGAAGATTTGAGAATAAAAAACCTCGTCAAAAATCATTGTTTAGCTAAGTCGATAAACGATGCTGCATGGTATCAGTTTCGTCTTTGGTTGGAGTATTTTGGGACGAAGTACGGAAAGGTAACTATTGCTGTACCACCTCAATACACTTCTCAAAATTGCTCTAAGTGTGGCGAAACTGTGAAAAAATCTTTGTCAACGAGAACTCATGTTTGTTCTTGTGGTTGCAAGTTACACAGGGACGAAAACGCGGCGAAAAACGTTTTAAAGCTTGGATTAAGTACGTCGGGGCACTGCGGAACTTGGCTAACTGATAGCCTAAACGCTTGGGGAGACGATGCCTCTACTTTGACTGAAGTAATTCTGTCAAAGCAAGCAACGTCTGTGAACCAAGAATCCCCCACTCTTCTCGCTTTGCGATTAGTGGTGGGAGTGTCAATCCTTCATGAAAACTATCTTACCAATGGATAA